One window of the Phormidium ambiguum IAM M-71 genome contains the following:
- a CDS encoding bifunctional orotidine-5'-phosphate decarboxylase/orotate phosphoribosyltransferase: MQFFDKLLYAIERNQSLLYVALDPDLDEVVIGQNSQDHDRLLEQVWERLDYIIEQTADLVCAYKPILGFYRALGTLGLELLKRTLHKIPTEIPVILDAKHSDIHTSTVFAKMVFEQWQVDAVTLSPLAGLDHVAPFLVYPDKAVFIQCAHANASATALQEFPDPNRPFYLHLVQEAKSWGTPEQLGLKAGVAKLDILTNIRQTAPERLILLQEGITENFPLLSILTAGLDAQGEGLLIPVPPEITEENKENIRKSVEELRDSINQERQRIVQISPACNLWLSDVPQSKSHPHQDLILQLYDIGCIIFGDHVQASGAVFPYYIDLRIIISKPQIFHQILSAYAEILETLEFDRIAGIPYGSLPTATGLSLRLERPMIYPRKEVKAHGTQRVIEGYYQLGEKVVVVDDILISGKSAMQGAEKLQVSGLKVEDIVVFIDHEKGVKDRLRENGYRAHSVLTISEIAETLHQAGRIDDAQFKVLI, encoded by the coding sequence ATGCAATTTTTTGATAAGTTGCTGTATGCGATCGAACGGAACCAAAGCTTACTGTACGTAGCCCTCGATCCAGACTTGGACGAGGTAGTAATTGGCCAAAACAGTCAAGATCATGACCGCTTATTAGAGCAAGTTTGGGAAAGATTAGACTATATCATCGAACAAACTGCTGATTTAGTCTGTGCTTACAAACCAATTTTAGGATTTTACCGAGCACTAGGAACGCTGGGATTAGAACTACTAAAACGCACTTTACACAAAATCCCCACCGAAATTCCCGTAATTTTAGACGCGAAACATAGCGATATCCACACCAGCACAGTCTTCGCCAAAATGGTATTTGAACAATGGCAAGTAGATGCTGTTACCTTAAGTCCATTAGCAGGATTAGATCACGTTGCACCGTTTTTAGTCTATCCAGATAAAGCCGTATTTATCCAATGCGCTCATGCTAATGCCAGCGCTACAGCATTACAAGAATTTCCCGATCCTAATCGTCCTTTTTATTTACATTTAGTGCAAGAAGCAAAAAGTTGGGGAACTCCTGAACAATTAGGATTAAAAGCAGGTGTAGCTAAGTTGGATATCTTGACTAATATTCGCCAAACTGCGCCGGAACGACTAATTTTGTTACAAGAAGGCATTACCGAAAATTTCCCTTTGTTGAGCATTTTAACCGCAGGTTTAGATGCCCAAGGCGAGGGATTACTAATTCCAGTACCACCAGAAATTACCGAAGAAAATAAAGAAAATATTCGTAAATCTGTGGAAGAATTACGAGATTCAATCAATCAGGAACGTCAAAGAATTGTCCAAATAAGTCCTGCTTGTAATCTCTGGCTTTCTGATGTCCCTCAATCTAAATCCCATCCCCATCAAGATTTGATTTTGCAACTTTACGACATTGGTTGTATCATTTTTGGCGATCATGTCCAAGCTTCTGGCGCAGTTTTTCCCTACTACATTGATTTGCGAATCATCATTTCTAAACCACAGATTTTCCATCAAATTCTGAGTGCTTATGCAGAAATTTTGGAAACTTTAGAATTTGATAGAATAGCCGGAATTCCTTACGGTTCTTTACCAACTGCAACAGGTTTATCTCTGCGATTAGAACGTCCGATGATTTATCCACGAAAAGAGGTGAAAGCACATGGAACTCAAAGAGTAATTGAAGGCTATTATCAACTTGGAGAAAAGGTTGTGGTCGTTGATGATATTTTGATTTCTGGCAAAAGTGCAATGCAAGGTGCCGAAAAGTTGCAAGTTTCTGGTTTAAAAGTGGAAGATATCGTCGTATTTATCGATCACGAAAAAGGAGTAAAAGATAGATTAAGGGAAAATGGTTATCGGGCTCATTCAGTTTTAACTATTTCCGAAATTGCGGAAACTCTGCATCAAGCTGGTAGGATTGATGATGCACAATTTAAAGTTTTGATTTGA
- a CDS encoding response regulator, with translation MTTLMCKEITKETMKASATHEISPMLQDQPLPMATKRVLIIDDEPDVRAVVQGCLEELGGWNVVTAASGHEGLAKVMAEQPDGIVLDVMMPGMDGFAFLRELRKRPEGRSIPVVLLTAKINPTDPQVLLELRIKGIISKPFDPFTLSDQIAYCLGWEIETY, from the coding sequence ATGACTACTTTGATGTGTAAAGAAATTACAAAAGAAACGATGAAAGCAAGTGCAACTCATGAAATCTCCCCCATGTTGCAGGATCAACCTTTACCTATGGCAACAAAACGAGTTTTAATTATTGACGATGAACCTGATGTTCGGGCAGTTGTCCAAGGATGTTTGGAGGAGCTTGGTGGATGGAATGTCGTCACAGCAGCTTCAGGTCACGAAGGTTTAGCTAAAGTGATGGCAGAACAACCTGATGGAATAGTGTTAGATGTGATGATGCCGGGAATGGATGGATTTGCCTTTTTGCGGGAGTTGCGAAAACGACCAGAAGGACGATCGATCCCTGTAGTTCTCCTAACCGCAAAAATCAACCCAACCGATCCGCAAGTACTATTGGAGTTGAGAATCAAAGGCATTATTTCCAAACCCTTTGACCCCTTTACTTTAAGCGATCAGATTGCCTACTGTCTGGGTTGGGAAATTGAAACTTATTAA
- a CDS encoding response regulator, with amino-acid sequence MSIKRVLIIDDEADIRAVIQGCLEDIAGWEVLAANCGEQGLEIAVNEKLDGILMDVTMPGMGGIKTLDKLQENVNTRSIPVALLTAKVLPEEQIEFANLRIVGIIMKPFDPMTLVEQVASIFGWEY; translated from the coding sequence ATGTCAATAAAACGAGTTTTAATTATTGATGATGAAGCAGATATTCGAGCCGTTATTCAAGGATGCTTAGAAGACATTGCTGGATGGGAGGTTTTGGCAGCAAACTGTGGTGAACAAGGTTTAGAAATTGCTGTGAACGAAAAATTAGATGGAATTTTAATGGATGTCACTATGCCAGGAATGGGAGGAATTAAAACGTTAGACAAACTTCAAGAAAATGTCAATACTCGATCGATTCCCGTTGCCTTATTAACGGCTAAAGTCTTACCAGAAGAACAAATAGAATTTGCAAATCTGCGGATTGTCGGTATAATCATGAAGCCATTTGACCCAATGACCTTGGTAGAGCAGGTTGCCAGCATTTTTGGCTGGGAATATTAA